From Bacteroides uniformis:
TCAATGCTATCTGAAGAGCATCTGTCCCGTTACCACAAGTTATTACATGTTTACAACCGGAATAAGTTGCCAGATTGGAAGCGAATTCTTTTACTTGAGGGCCATTAATAAAAGCAGAAGTTTCAATGACTTGCCGAATACCCGTATCCACTTCCTTTTTTATCTTTAAATATTGACCATGAAGGTCAACCATTTGAAGTTTCATATCCATAACCATTTCATTCTCAAGAATTATTTACCACCCAAATGGATGTTTGGCTAAAGGCAGTTTTGCCAAAGGATGGTAGTCACCTTTCAAACCGATGGGTTCTGCATGACGAATATCATACACGATATTGATTGCATTACGTGCATCCTCAATACCAAAACCTTTACCGGCAAGAATATCCTTATAGCTTTCAGTGTGCAATTCCGTAAAACCTTTGCTGAATTCAAATTCTTCACCGTCAATATTGATTGTACGATAAGTAAGCTTCTCCCCTTGTACTGCATTTTCAGGAAGATTGTCTGAATTTATACTTAAAAAATAACGGACACGCGCTCTTTCCAACTCCAGATATCCTGCTGCACGGTCATGTGTATATACATGAACAATATTCTTCTTTACAGGACCAAACACCCATGAAAGCATATCATAAAAATGCACGCCGATATTGGTCGCAATTCCCCCACTCTTGTGTACATCACCTTTCCAGCTTGTATAATACCAATTGCCACGTGAAGTGATATACGTCAAGTCCACATCATAAATTTTATCTTTAGGACCGTTCTCTATTTTCTTCTTCAAATCAATAATAGACTGGTGCAGACGAAGTTGAAGTATTGTATAAATATGGTGTCCGGTTTCTTTCTCCACTTCTTCCAAGGCATCCACATTCCAAGGATTCAAGACCAAGGGCTTTTCGCAAATCACATCAGTCCCCAAACGCAACCCATAACGCATGTGTGCATCATGAAGATAATTAGGAGTACAAATAGAGACATAATCAACTTGCTTGTCAGTACCTTTCAGTTTCGTACAGTGACGGTCAAACAATTCATGTTCGACAAAAAAGGATGCTTCCGGAAAAAAACTATCCATAATCCCAACACTGTCAAATTTATCATAAGCCGCAACCAAGCGGTTTCCGGTGTCCTTGATGGCACGCAGATGACGGGGAGCAATGTAACCCGCCGCTCCAATTAATGCAAAATTTTTCATTGATTATAATTGTAATATTAAGAACCTGATAGATTTGCGGAAATTTATTCTTGCACTTCTTCCCACGGATATTGATTCTCCTCGAAATTTCTCAATTCTTCTATTATTTCCTTCTGTTCATCCGTTAAGTCTGAAATATTCCACGTTTCAATAAGTTGATGTGCTTCATGAGCCAATTCTTCATCATACGTTTCACTATATCCCCATGTCAGTAAACGCATTTTTAATAAAGATGCCGGAAGTTGACTCATAATATTGTAGATACGATCCAAAATAACCTGTTTTTTCCGCTCCTTATCTCCATTATCATAGATAGTGGCATTATACCCCATCAGCAGAGCAAGACACAGATTTCCCTCTTCTTCAATATCAGAGCTTTGTTCGGAAAATAAAGAATCGGAACGGGTCAGAACTTCTTTATTTAAACGACAGAATTCATCAGAATAAATAGGACTACCATTCGTATCCAAATACATAAGTTCATGAGCCATCCGTTGAAGCTCAAGAGCACGGGAAAGTAAAGAATTCATCTTTATATTGATTTTTTATTATTTATCGGGAAGAAAAAATATCTTTCGAGAAGATTAGGATGACAGAGAGTCGCTTAGTCATTAATTGCCTTCAGATAGGATTTGGGTACTTTAATGCTTGCTACTAAAACACCCGTAATGCGGATAACAACATAAGTCTTGTTGGCTTCTGTGGCGATTTCACCTTCAATGCCGCTAAACTCCCCTTTGACAACTGTAACCTTTTTGCCAACGGTAAGAGGTTCATTGTCAAAACAAACACCTTCGGGATTCAAATCCATGACGAACATGAAATCCTGCATTTGTTTATCGGGAACAACCAGCATGGAATGAGTGGAAAAATCCTTCATATAGAAAACCTGAACACCATAAACATTATGTATGTCACAAGCAGACTGTTTGGTGGCATGAATAAAAATCAATCCACGGGCAACCGGAACCACGCTACGCTTCCGACGGTACTTCAACTGTGAGATTACAGTTCGAGTGGGAAGATAACACTCCACATCAATACCTTCCTCCAAATTAAGATTTTCGATACGCTTCTTAACTGCAAATTCTTGTTTGCTTAGTGTACGGGCTGCGAACCAATATTTCTGTGTTTCAACCACTTGGAGAAGTTTAATAAATAATCGGAAGTTTGTTTTGGGGTACGCTTCGCGGTCCGATTGAGTCATTTACTCTTTCGAACCGTATCTGCAGA
This genomic window contains:
- a CDS encoding UpxZ family transcription anti-terminator antagonist, which encodes MNSLLSRALELQRMAHELMYLDTNGSPIYSDEFCRLNKEVLTRSDSLFSEQSSDIEEEGNLCLALLMGYNATIYDNGDKERKKQVILDRIYNIMSQLPASLLKMRLLTWGYSETYDEELAHEAHQLIETWNISDLTDEQKEIIEELRNFEENQYPWEEVQE
- a CDS encoding UpxY family transcription antiterminator, with the translated sequence MVETQKYWFAARTLSKQEFAVKKRIENLNLEEGIDVECYLPTRTVISQLKYRRKRSVVPVARGLIFIHATKQSACDIHNVYGVQVFYMKDFSTHSMLVVPDKQMQDFMFVMDLNPEGVCFDNEPLTVGKKVTVVKGEFSGIEGEIATEANKTYVVIRITGVLVASIKVPKSYLKAIND
- a CDS encoding Gfo/Idh/MocA family oxidoreductase, producing MKNFALIGAAGYIAPRHLRAIKDTGNRLVAAYDKFDSVGIMDSFFPEASFFVEHELFDRHCTKLKGTDKQVDYVSICTPNYLHDAHMRYGLRLGTDVICEKPLVLNPWNVDALEEVEKETGHHIYTILQLRLHQSIIDLKKKIENGPKDKIYDVDLTYITSRGNWYYTSWKGDVHKSGGIATNIGVHFYDMLSWVFGPVKKNIVHVYTHDRAAGYLELERARVRYFLSINSDNLPENAVQGEKLTYRTINIDGEEFEFSKGFTELHTESYKDILAGKGFGIEDARNAINIVYDIRHAEPIGLKGDYHPLAKLPLAKHPFGW